In Anguilla rostrata isolate EN2019 chromosome 1, ASM1855537v3, whole genome shotgun sequence, a genomic segment contains:
- the LOC135253745 gene encoding tyrosine-protein kinase Fyn-like isoform X1 — protein sequence MGCVQCKDKEVAKLTDDRDTSIAQNSGYRYGADPTPQHYPSFGVTAIPNFNNFHAPVSQGVAVFGGVNSSSRTGTLRSRGGTGVTLFVALYDYEARTEDDLSFRKGEKFQILNSAEGDWWEALSLTTGGTGYIPSNYVAPADSIQAEDWYFGKLGRKDAERQLLSSGNLRGTFLIRESETTKGAFSLSIRDWDDIKGDHVKHYKIRKLDSGGYYITTRAQFETLQQLVQHYSERAAGLCCRLVAPCHKGMPRLADLSVKTKDMWEIPRESLQFIEYLGNGQSGEVWMGTWNGIKVAVKTLKPGTMSPESFLEEAQIMKKLRHDKLVQLYAVVSEEPIYIVTEYMSKGNLWDFLKDGEGQTLKLPNLVDIAAQVAAGMAYIERMNYIHRDLRSANILVGDSFVCKIADFGLARLIEDNKYTAQQGEDFPIKWTAPEAALYGKFTIKSDVWSFGILLTELVTKGRVPYPGMNNREVLEQVERGYRMPCPQDCPSSLHELMLQCWKKDPEERPTFEYLQAFLEDYFTATEPQYQPGDNL from the exons ATGGGCTGTGTACAATGTAAGGACAAAGAGGTAGCGAAACTCACGGACGACAGAGACACCAGCATCGCCCAGAACTCAGGGTACCGCTATGGGGCTGACCCGACCCCGCAGCACTACCCCAGCTTCGGGGTCACCGCCATCCCCAATTTCAACAACTTCCACGCGCCGGTCAGCCAGGGGGTGGCCGTCTTCGGCGGGGTGAACTCGTCCTCCCGCACCGGGACCCTGAGGTCTCGCGGCGGAACGG GCGTGACTCTGTTTGTGGCTCTGTACGATTATGAAGCTCGGACAGAGGATGACCTCAGCTTCAGGAAAGGGGAGAAGTTTCAGATTCTCAACAGCGC TGAAGGGGATTGGTgggaggctctctctctcactacagGTGGTACTGGCTACATTCCCAGTAACTACGTGGCTCCAGCCGACTCCATACAGGCTGAGGA CTGGTACTTTGGTAAACTCGGCCGAAAGGACGCGGAGAGACAGCTGCTCTCCAGTGGAAACCTGCGGGGTACCTTCCTTATCCGGGAAAGTGAAACCACCAAAG GGGCCTTCTCATTGTCTATACGAGATTGGGATGACATTAAAGGAGACCACGTGAAGCATTACAAAATCCGCAAGCTGGACAGTGGAGGGTATTACATCACCACCAGAGCCCAGTTTGAGACACTGCAACAGCTCGTCCAGCATTACTCAG AGAGGGCCGCGGGGCTGTGCTGTCGCCTGGTGGCCCCCTGCCACAAGGGCATGCCTCGCCTGGCCGACCTGTCAGTCAAAACCAAAGACATGTGGGAGATCCCGCGGGAGTCGCTGCAGTTCATCGAGTACCTGGGGAACGGCCAGTCTGGGGAGGTCTGGATGG GGACGTGGAACGGGATCAAGGTGGCGGTGAAGACGCTGAAGCCGGGCACCATGTCGCCTGAATCCTTCTTAGAGGAGGCCCAGATCATGAAGAAGCTCCGGCACGACAAGCTGGTGCAGCTGTACGCCGTGGTGTCCGAGGAGCCCATCTACATCGTCACTGAGTACATGagcaaag GAAATTTGTGGGATTTTCTAAAGGATGGTGAAGGACAGACACTGAAGCTACCCAACCTGGTTGACATCGCGGCACAG GTGGCCGCAGGCATGGCGTACATCGAGAGGATGAACTACATCCACAGGGACCTCCGATCTGCCAACATCCTGGTGGGCGACAGCTTTGTGTGCAAGATTGCTGACTTCGGCCTGGCCAGGCTGATCGAGGACAACAAGTACACAGCCCAACAGG GCGAAGATTTCCCCATCAAGTGGACCGCGCCTGAAGCTGCACTGTACGGAAAGTTCACCATCAAATCGGACGTGTGGTCGTTCGGGATCCTGCTGACAGAGCTGGTGACCAAGGGGAGGGTACCATATCCAG GGATGAATAaccgggaggtgctggagcaggTGGAGCGGGGATACAGGATGCCCTGCCCTCAGGACTGTCCCAGCTCTCTGCACGAGCTCATGCTACAGTGCTGGAAGAAGGACCCTGAGGAACGGCCCACCTTTGAGTATCTGCAGGCCTTCCTGGAGGACTACTTCACCGCCACAGAGCCACAGTACCAGCCTGGGGACAACCTCTAA
- the LOC135253745 gene encoding tyrosine-protein kinase Fyn-like isoform X2 → MLDCDTYIASLQAICGVTLFVALYDYEARTEDDLSFRKGEKFQILNSAEGDWWEALSLTTGGTGYIPSNYVAPADSIQAEDWYFGKLGRKDAERQLLSSGNLRGTFLIRESETTKGAFSLSIRDWDDIKGDHVKHYKIRKLDSGGYYITTRAQFETLQQLVQHYSERAAGLCCRLVAPCHKGMPRLADLSVKTKDMWEIPRESLQFIEYLGNGQSGEVWMGTWNGIKVAVKTLKPGTMSPESFLEEAQIMKKLRHDKLVQLYAVVSEEPIYIVTEYMSKGNLWDFLKDGEGQTLKLPNLVDIAAQVAAGMAYIERMNYIHRDLRSANILVGDSFVCKIADFGLARLIEDNKYTAQQGEDFPIKWTAPEAALYGKFTIKSDVWSFGILLTELVTKGRVPYPGMNNREVLEQVERGYRMPCPQDCPSSLHELMLQCWKKDPEERPTFEYLQAFLEDYFTATEPQYQPGDNL, encoded by the exons ATGCTGGATTGTGACACTTACATTGCAAGCTTACAAGCTATCTGCG GCGTGACTCTGTTTGTGGCTCTGTACGATTATGAAGCTCGGACAGAGGATGACCTCAGCTTCAGGAAAGGGGAGAAGTTTCAGATTCTCAACAGCGC TGAAGGGGATTGGTgggaggctctctctctcactacagGTGGTACTGGCTACATTCCCAGTAACTACGTGGCTCCAGCCGACTCCATACAGGCTGAGGA CTGGTACTTTGGTAAACTCGGCCGAAAGGACGCGGAGAGACAGCTGCTCTCCAGTGGAAACCTGCGGGGTACCTTCCTTATCCGGGAAAGTGAAACCACCAAAG GGGCCTTCTCATTGTCTATACGAGATTGGGATGACATTAAAGGAGACCACGTGAAGCATTACAAAATCCGCAAGCTGGACAGTGGAGGGTATTACATCACCACCAGAGCCCAGTTTGAGACACTGCAACAGCTCGTCCAGCATTACTCAG AGAGGGCCGCGGGGCTGTGCTGTCGCCTGGTGGCCCCCTGCCACAAGGGCATGCCTCGCCTGGCCGACCTGTCAGTCAAAACCAAAGACATGTGGGAGATCCCGCGGGAGTCGCTGCAGTTCATCGAGTACCTGGGGAACGGCCAGTCTGGGGAGGTCTGGATGG GGACGTGGAACGGGATCAAGGTGGCGGTGAAGACGCTGAAGCCGGGCACCATGTCGCCTGAATCCTTCTTAGAGGAGGCCCAGATCATGAAGAAGCTCCGGCACGACAAGCTGGTGCAGCTGTACGCCGTGGTGTCCGAGGAGCCCATCTACATCGTCACTGAGTACATGagcaaag GAAATTTGTGGGATTTTCTAAAGGATGGTGAAGGACAGACACTGAAGCTACCCAACCTGGTTGACATCGCGGCACAG GTGGCCGCAGGCATGGCGTACATCGAGAGGATGAACTACATCCACAGGGACCTCCGATCTGCCAACATCCTGGTGGGCGACAGCTTTGTGTGCAAGATTGCTGACTTCGGCCTGGCCAGGCTGATCGAGGACAACAAGTACACAGCCCAACAGG GCGAAGATTTCCCCATCAAGTGGACCGCGCCTGAAGCTGCACTGTACGGAAAGTTCACCATCAAATCGGACGTGTGGTCGTTCGGGATCCTGCTGACAGAGCTGGTGACCAAGGGGAGGGTACCATATCCAG GGATGAATAaccgggaggtgctggagcaggTGGAGCGGGGATACAGGATGCCCTGCCCTCAGGACTGTCCCAGCTCTCTGCACGAGCTCATGCTACAGTGCTGGAAGAAGGACCCTGAGGAACGGCCCACCTTTGAGTATCTGCAGGCCTTCCTGGAGGACTACTTCACCGCCACAGAGCCACAGTACCAGCCTGGGGACAACCTCTAA